One Megalops cyprinoides isolate fMegCyp1 chromosome 4, fMegCyp1.pri, whole genome shotgun sequence genomic window carries:
- the cds1 gene encoding phosphatidate cytidylyltransferase 1, with the protein MTELRKRGGGGDPDSTENISDKEADGEDRLGLPGEPDVDREGEPKPDTPEVPQSEDNTPQCLNKALEGLSSRWKNWWIRGILSLTMISGFSLMIYLGPIMLILVVMTIQIKCFQEIITIGYRVYHSYDLPWFRTLSWYFLICVNYFFYGETVADYFGAFVQREEPLQFLVRYHRFISFALYLAGFCMFVLSLVKRHYRLQFYMFAWTHVTLLIVVTQSHLVIQNLFEGTIWFIVPISIVICNDIMAYLFGFFFGRTPLIKLSPKKTWEGFIGGFFSTVVFGFIFAYLLAQHQHFVCPVEYDSETNRFAVECEPSELFLIHEYTLPAVLQKTLRWEKVYLYPFQIHSIALSTFGSLIGPFGGFFASGFKRAFKIKDFADTIPGHGGIMDRFDCQYLMATFVHVYIASFIRGPNPSKVLQQLLALQPEQQLSIFNMLRSHLMERGILPPSGTEA; encoded by the exons GAGGCAGATGGAGAGGACAGACTGGGCCTGCCCGGAGAGCCGGACGTagacagagagggtgagccCAAACCGGACACCCCGGAGGTCCCTCAGTCCGAAGACAACACTCCGCAATGTCTCAACAAAGCCCTGGAAGGGCTCTCCTCCAG ATGGAAGAACTGGTGGATACGAGGGATTTTGTCATTAACAATGATCTCCGGCTTCTCCCTGATGATCTACTTGGGACCTATCATGTTAATACTGGTG gtCATGACCATTCAGATCAAGTGCTTCCAGGAGATTATAACCATCGGGTACAGAGTCTATCATTCCTACGACCTCCCCTGGTTCAGGACACTAAGCTG GTACTTTCTGATTTGCGTGAACTACTTCTTCTACGGGGAAACAGTGGCAGACTACTTCGGCGCATTCGTTCAGAGGGAGGAGCCGCTGCAGTTCCTGGTGCGCTACCATCGGTTCATCTCCTTTGCACTTTACCTGGCAG GTTTCTGCATGTTTGTACTGAGTTTAGTGAAGAGACATTACCGCCTGCAGTTTTATATG TTTGCTTGGACCCATGTGACGCTGTTGATTGTGGTAACTCAGTCACACCTTGTCATTCAGAACCTGTTTGAGGGCACGATCTG GTTTATTGTCCCAATATCCATTGTTATCTGCAATGACATCATGGCTTACCTCTTCGGCTTCTTCTTTGGCAGAACGCCATTGATTAAG CTCTCCCCAAAGAAGACCTGGGAAGGCTTCATTGGAGGATTCTTCTCCACCGTGGTCTTCGGATTTATT TTTGCCTACCTCCTGGCTCAGCACCAGCACTTTGTGTGCCCGGTTGAGTACGACAGCGAGACGAACCGTTTCGCGGTGGAGTGCGAGCCCTCCGAGCTCTTCCTGATTCACGAGTACACCCTCCCGGCGGTGCTGCAGAAGACCCTCCGATGG GAAAAGGTGTATCTGTACCCCTTTCAGATCCACAGCATCGCCCTCTCCACTTTCGGGTCCCTCATAGGGCCATTCGGCGGTTTCTTTGCCAGTGGATTCAAGAGAGCTTTCAAAATCAAA GATTTCGCAGACACCATCCCGGGACACGGGGGCATCATGGATCGCTTCGACTGTCAGTACCTGATGGCCACGTTCGTTCACGTTTACATAGCTAGCTTTATCAG GGGCCCGAACCCCAGCAAGGTGTTACAGCAGCTGCTAGCACTACAGCCAGAGCAGCAGCTCAGCATCTTCAACATGCTGCGCTCCCACCTGATGGAGAGAGGCATACTGCCCCCTTCTGGCACGGAGGCGTAA
- the tmem175 gene encoding endosomal/lysosomal potassium channel TMEM175 codes for MGENEVEIVEHHVEEEPERNGTRTHSFLESLTPSDREGNSSTQSSHRLLAYSDALISIIATVMILPVAHTKIEDDEELKESLQNLLATKIAVYLMTFLIVTVAWAAHIRLFQVIERIDDCLALLNLACMMLITFLPYTFSLMATFPENILGILLFCSCVIVIGLIQAIIVTYGFSRPFLLNDQIQTSENQGYYKWHILKVILRVPILCFVAIIFSFFFSPMSYVLLAIVIFLPYISQSVKWCYRKAKGQVEESPDSMLFYSFHPNEPLSKERVEAFSDGVYAIVATLLILDICEDNVPDPREVQEKFGGSLIEALQGFGPEFLAYFGSFATVGLLWFVHHSLFLHVTKTSRLMGLLNTFSLAFVGGLPLAYQLTHEFPRNSRNELEAIQISCVIIFFAGIFQMAIWVAALFGERRALHPYVRYAGRDHAFMFAKLALYPSVALGTFLLTCALSQFSAPIFHVMEVTVPFAFLLLRLLVRVGLTLLRLVFSPAKQSASDVPEYEDPRLPFTEMVN; via the exons ATGGGGGAGAACGAGGTTGAAATAGTCGAGCATCACGTCGAGGAGGAACCAGAAAGGAACGGGACTCGCACCCATTCATTCTTGGAGAGCCTTACGCCATCAGACAgggaggggaatagcagcacGCAGTCCTCTCATCGGCTTCTGGCATACAGCGATGCACTGATTTCTATCATAGCAACTGTTATG ATATTACCCGTTGCACATACGAAAATTGAAGATGATGAG GAATTGAAGGAGAGTTTGCAGAATCTTCTTGCTACAAAGATTGCTGTGTACCTGATGACCTTTTTGATAGTTACTGTTGCATGGGCTGCCCACATCCG GTTATTCCAAGTAATCGAGCGGATTGATGACTGCCTAGCTCTTCTCAACCTA GCATGCATGATGCTAATCACCTTCCTACCCTACACT TTTTCCTTGATGGCAACTTTCCCAGAAAACATCCTGGGAATACTCCTCTTTTGTTCCTGCGTGATAGTAATTGGTTTGATACAG GCTATTATTGTCACGTACGGGTTCAGCCGCCCCTTCCTGTTGAATGATCAGATACAGACGTCTGAGAACCAGGGCTATTATAAATGGCACATCTTGAAGGTTATCTTAAGGGTCCCAATTCTGTGCTTTGTCGCTATaatcttctctttcttcttctccccGATG TCATATGTTCTATTAGCCATTGTTATCTTCCTCCCATATATCTCTCAGTCTGTGAAATGGTGTTATAGGAAAGCCAAAG GTCAGGTGGAAGAGTCACCTGACTCCATGCTGTTTTACAGCTTCCACCCCAACGAGCCTCTCAGCAAAGAGCGGGTGGAAGCTTTCAGCGACGGGGTGTACGCCATCGTCGCCACCCTCCTCATTTTAGACATATG TGAAGACAATGTTCCAGACCCCAGGGAGGTACAGGAGAAGTTTGGGGGCAGCCTGATTGAGGCCCTGCAGGGCTTCGGTCCTGAGTTCCTGGCCTACTTCGGCTCCTTCGCCACAGTGGGCCTGCTGTGGTTCGTGCACCATTCGCTCTTCCTGCACGTGACCAAGACGTCTCGGCTCATGGGCCTGCTCAACACCTTCTCCCTGGCCTTCGTGGGCGGCCTGCCCCTGGCCTACCAGCTGACCCACGAGTTCCCGCGCAACTCCCGCAACGAGCTAGAGGCCATCCAGATCAGCTGCGTCATCATCTTCTTCGCCGGCATCTTCCAGATGGCCATCTGGGTGGCGGCGCTGTTCGGCGAGCGGCGGGCGCTGCACCCCTACGTGCGCTACGCGGGGCGGGACCACGCCTTCATGTTCGCCAAGCTGGCGCTCTACCCGAGCGTGGCGCTGGGCACCTTCCTGCTGACCTGCGCGCTGAGCCAGTTCAGCGCGCCCATCTTCCACGTGATGGAGGTGACGGTGCCCTTCGCCTTCCTGCTGCTGCGGCTCCTGGTGCGCGTGGGCCTGACGCTGCTACGGCTCGTCTTCAGCCCGGCCAAACAATCCGCCAGCGACGTCCCGGAGTACGAGGACCCCCGCCTGCCTTTCACTGAGATGGTGAACTAG